A genomic window from Lotus japonicus ecotype B-129 chromosome 1, LjGifu_v1.2 includes:
- the LOC130732744 gene encoding uncharacterized protein LOC130732744: MLEIGIGLKSHPHSVTVKEGRKKLRAKRDASTLGSAATGSSRRYLQLYMQPSIFLFVLSVLLLSSGELLWPIVWWTTSWASWAWILITDLSFVQMASGMVDDDGLLLATPIVSASFAFKSDKLLGCVNDIATYQLHIMPGF, from the exons ATGTTGGAAATTGGGATAGGCCTAAAATCACATCCACATAGCGTGACCGTGaaggaaggaagaaagaaacTGAGAGCAAAAAGAGATGCCTCCACCTTGGGGTCCGCCGCCACCGGGTCCTCCCGGCGGTATCTGCAGCTGTATATGCAGCCTTCTATCTTCTTG TTTGTATTGTCTGTGCTGCTGCTGTCTTCTGGAGAGTTGTTGTGGCCCATTGTTTGGTGGACCACCTCCTGGGCCTCCTGGGCCTGGATTCTGATCACTGATTTAAGCTTTGTGCAAATGGCTTCAGGAATGGTCGATGATGATGGGTTGTTACTAGCAACCCCCATAGTTTCTGCTTCATTTGCTTTTAAATCTGATAAACTACTAGGTTGTGTGAATGACATTGCCACTTACCAGCTACATATAATGCCTGGGTTTTGA